In Falco cherrug isolate bFalChe1 chromosome 2, bFalChe1.pri, whole genome shotgun sequence, the following are encoded in one genomic region:
- the HHLA2 gene encoding HERV-H LTR-associating protein 2 isoform X1 produces the protein MKGQKIPSLLLSLFHIGTTLWDFTEQETVMGVFSKDCILPCPFPPGDDKVIYWKKGDKNVHSYYYQKDQLERQDLDYRHRTHLFHENIPSGNASLKLSNLTLTDEGLYNCYVGTQQTKTEVEVTLRVRVSSYYALEYQKTDKGRMLKCYAFHTYPAPHISWVQGNTSIQETDQEETRDGVLYSLRSDQNIINTADPYYCRIHLPHEEWAAEWKMQDPLSHVEGSSATIPCEYSDNIANTEGFSVVWTLNRNAVISVLASFNGTSHSYQPRVQINQNNFSLVLYDLTVDDSGEYLCNISTPHYIKLTVRTLEVGKLLLFPFWRTGTSEGNTEPKAQSEICKILRKIILCT, from the exons ATGAAGGGACAGAAAATACCatctcttctcctctctttaTTTCACATAGGTACTACACTTTGGG ATTTCACAGAACAGGAAACAGTAATGGGGGTATTTTCCAAGGATTGCATCCTCCCTTGTCCTTTCCCACCTGGGGATGACAAAGTAATTTACTGGAAGAAAGGGGACAAAAATGTACACAGCTACTACTATCAGAAGGACCAGCTGGAAAGACAAGACCTGGATTACAGACACAGAACACACCTTTTTCATGAGAACATCCCTAGTGGAAACGCATCTTTGAAACTTAGTAACCTGACCTTGACTGATGAGGGCCTTTATAATTGCTATGTGGGAACACAGCAAACTAAAACAGAGGTGGAAGTCACGCTGCGTGTAAGAG TTTCCTCTTATTATGCACTGGAATACCAGAAGACAGACAAAGGAAGGATGCTGAAGTGCTATGCCTTTCACACTTACCCAGCACCACATATATCTTGGGTGCAAGGCAATACATCCATCCAAGAAACAGATCAGGAGGAAACCAGGGATGGAGTTCTCTATTCACTTAGAAGTGATCAGAACATTATAAACACAGCTGATCCTTACTACTGCCGTATTCATCTCCCTCATGAAGAGTGGGCTGCTGAATGGAAGATGCAAG ACCCACTGTCTCATGTGGAAGGAAGCAGCGCTACAATTCCTTGTGAATACAGCGATAACATTGCAAACACTGAAGGTTTCAGTGTTGTCTGGAcattaaacagaaatgctgtgatTTCAGTCCTGGCCTCCTTCAACGGTACATCTCACTCTTACCAGCCTCGAGTCCAGATTAACCAAAATAACTTTTCACTGGTGTTGTATGATCTTACTGTAGACGACAGTGGAGAATATTTGTGTAATATTTCAACACCTCACTATATAAAACTTACTGTAAGAACTTTGGAAGTTGGTAAGTTGCTACTCTTTCCATTTTGGAGGACGGGGACCAGTGAGGGGAATACAGAGCCAAAGGCTCAAtcagaaatctgtaaaatattgagaaaaataatcttgtgtACTTAG
- the HHLA2 gene encoding HERV-H LTR-associating protein 2 isoform X2 produces the protein MKGQKIPSLLLSLFHIGTTLWDFTEQETVMGVFSKDCILPCPFPPGDDKVIYWKKGDKNVHSYYYQKDQLERQDLDYRHRTHLFHENIPSGNASLKLSNLTLTDEGLYNCYVGTQQTKTEVEVTLRVRVSSYYALEYQKTDKGRMLKCYAFHTYPAPHISWVQGNTSIQETDQEETRDGVLYSLRSDQNIINTADPYYCRIHLPHEEWAAEWKMQDPLSHVEGSSATIPCEYSDNIANTEGFSVVWTLNRNAVISVLASFNGTSHSYQPRVQINQNNFSLVLYDLTVDDSGEYLCNISTPHYIKLTVRTLEVGNSGNRIVALGVIPAVVLVAGVCFCIWCKKRRRR, from the exons ATGAAGGGACAGAAAATACCatctcttctcctctctttaTTTCACATAGGTACTACACTTTGGG ATTTCACAGAACAGGAAACAGTAATGGGGGTATTTTCCAAGGATTGCATCCTCCCTTGTCCTTTCCCACCTGGGGATGACAAAGTAATTTACTGGAAGAAAGGGGACAAAAATGTACACAGCTACTACTATCAGAAGGACCAGCTGGAAAGACAAGACCTGGATTACAGACACAGAACACACCTTTTTCATGAGAACATCCCTAGTGGAAACGCATCTTTGAAACTTAGTAACCTGACCTTGACTGATGAGGGCCTTTATAATTGCTATGTGGGAACACAGCAAACTAAAACAGAGGTGGAAGTCACGCTGCGTGTAAGAG TTTCCTCTTATTATGCACTGGAATACCAGAAGACAGACAAAGGAAGGATGCTGAAGTGCTATGCCTTTCACACTTACCCAGCACCACATATATCTTGGGTGCAAGGCAATACATCCATCCAAGAAACAGATCAGGAGGAAACCAGGGATGGAGTTCTCTATTCACTTAGAAGTGATCAGAACATTATAAACACAGCTGATCCTTACTACTGCCGTATTCATCTCCCTCATGAAGAGTGGGCTGCTGAATGGAAGATGCAAG ACCCACTGTCTCATGTGGAAGGAAGCAGCGCTACAATTCCTTGTGAATACAGCGATAACATTGCAAACACTGAAGGTTTCAGTGTTGTCTGGAcattaaacagaaatgctgtgatTTCAGTCCTGGCCTCCTTCAACGGTACATCTCACTCTTACCAGCCTCGAGTCCAGATTAACCAAAATAACTTTTCACTGGTGTTGTATGATCTTACTGTAGACGACAGTGGAGAATATTTGTGTAATATTTCAACACCTCACTATATAAAACTTACTGTAAGAACTTTGGAAGTTG
- the HHLA2 gene encoding HERV-H LTR-associating protein 2 isoform X4, whose protein sequence is MGVFSKDCILPCPFPPGDDKVIYWKKGDKNVHSYYYQKDQLERQDLDYRHRTHLFHENIPSGNASLKLSNLTLTDEGLYNCYVGTQQTKTEVEVTLRVRVSSYYALEYQKTDKGRMLKCYAFHTYPAPHISWVQGNTSIQETDQEETRDGVLYSLRSDQNIINTADPYYCRIHLPHEEWAAEWKMQDPLSHVEGSSATIPCEYSDNIANTEGFSVVWTLNRNAVISVLASFNGTSHSYQPRVQINQNNFSLVLYDLTVDDSGEYLCNISTPHYIKLTVRTLEVGKLLLFPFWRTGTSEGNTEPKAQSEICKILRKIILCT, encoded by the exons ATGGGGGTATTTTCCAAGGATTGCATCCTCCCTTGTCCTTTCCCACCTGGGGATGACAAAGTAATTTACTGGAAGAAAGGGGACAAAAATGTACACAGCTACTACTATCAGAAGGACCAGCTGGAAAGACAAGACCTGGATTACAGACACAGAACACACCTTTTTCATGAGAACATCCCTAGTGGAAACGCATCTTTGAAACTTAGTAACCTGACCTTGACTGATGAGGGCCTTTATAATTGCTATGTGGGAACACAGCAAACTAAAACAGAGGTGGAAGTCACGCTGCGTGTAAGAG TTTCCTCTTATTATGCACTGGAATACCAGAAGACAGACAAAGGAAGGATGCTGAAGTGCTATGCCTTTCACACTTACCCAGCACCACATATATCTTGGGTGCAAGGCAATACATCCATCCAAGAAACAGATCAGGAGGAAACCAGGGATGGAGTTCTCTATTCACTTAGAAGTGATCAGAACATTATAAACACAGCTGATCCTTACTACTGCCGTATTCATCTCCCTCATGAAGAGTGGGCTGCTGAATGGAAGATGCAAG ACCCACTGTCTCATGTGGAAGGAAGCAGCGCTACAATTCCTTGTGAATACAGCGATAACATTGCAAACACTGAAGGTTTCAGTGTTGTCTGGAcattaaacagaaatgctgtgatTTCAGTCCTGGCCTCCTTCAACGGTACATCTCACTCTTACCAGCCTCGAGTCCAGATTAACCAAAATAACTTTTCACTGGTGTTGTATGATCTTACTGTAGACGACAGTGGAGAATATTTGTGTAATATTTCAACACCTCACTATATAAAACTTACTGTAAGAACTTTGGAAGTTGGTAAGTTGCTACTCTTTCCATTTTGGAGGACGGGGACCAGTGAGGGGAATACAGAGCCAAAGGCTCAAtcagaaatctgtaaaatattgagaaaaataatcttgtgtACTTAG
- the HHLA2 gene encoding HERV-H LTR-associating protein 2 isoform X3: MKGQKIPSLLLSLFHIGTTLWDFTEQETVMGVFSKDCILPCPFPPGDDKVIYWKKGDKNVHSYYYQKDQLERQDLDYRHRTHLFHENIPSGNASLKLSNLTLTDEGLYNCYVGTQQTKTEVEVTLRVRVSSYYALEYQKTDKGRMLKCYAFHTYPAPHISWVQGNTSIQETDQEETRDGVLYSLRSDQNIINTADPYYCRIHLPHEEWAAEWKMQDPLSHVEGSSATIPCEYSDNIANTEGFSVVWTLNRNAVISVLASFNGTSHSYQPRVQINQNNFSLVLYDLTVDDSGEYLCNISTPHYIKLTVRTLEVGNSGNRIVALGVIPAVVLVAGVCFCIWCKD, from the exons ATGAAGGGACAGAAAATACCatctcttctcctctctttaTTTCACATAGGTACTACACTTTGGG ATTTCACAGAACAGGAAACAGTAATGGGGGTATTTTCCAAGGATTGCATCCTCCCTTGTCCTTTCCCACCTGGGGATGACAAAGTAATTTACTGGAAGAAAGGGGACAAAAATGTACACAGCTACTACTATCAGAAGGACCAGCTGGAAAGACAAGACCTGGATTACAGACACAGAACACACCTTTTTCATGAGAACATCCCTAGTGGAAACGCATCTTTGAAACTTAGTAACCTGACCTTGACTGATGAGGGCCTTTATAATTGCTATGTGGGAACACAGCAAACTAAAACAGAGGTGGAAGTCACGCTGCGTGTAAGAG TTTCCTCTTATTATGCACTGGAATACCAGAAGACAGACAAAGGAAGGATGCTGAAGTGCTATGCCTTTCACACTTACCCAGCACCACATATATCTTGGGTGCAAGGCAATACATCCATCCAAGAAACAGATCAGGAGGAAACCAGGGATGGAGTTCTCTATTCACTTAGAAGTGATCAGAACATTATAAACACAGCTGATCCTTACTACTGCCGTATTCATCTCCCTCATGAAGAGTGGGCTGCTGAATGGAAGATGCAAG ACCCACTGTCTCATGTGGAAGGAAGCAGCGCTACAATTCCTTGTGAATACAGCGATAACATTGCAAACACTGAAGGTTTCAGTGTTGTCTGGAcattaaacagaaatgctgtgatTTCAGTCCTGGCCTCCTTCAACGGTACATCTCACTCTTACCAGCCTCGAGTCCAGATTAACCAAAATAACTTTTCACTGGTGTTGTATGATCTTACTGTAGACGACAGTGGAGAATATTTGTGTAATATTTCAACACCTCACTATATAAAACTTACTGTAAGAACTTTGGAAGTTG